Part of the Pseudoliparis swirei isolate HS2019 ecotype Mariana Trench chromosome 18, NWPU_hadal_v1, whole genome shotgun sequence genome is shown below.
ACATCTCTTCTGGACTTTAGTATCTAATTGTGGCCCTCTGTTATTCACAAGGTTTATTCAGGTTACAGGTTTTTACTGGCAGCTGGTGATCGGAAAATGTCAGTTGCCATCGTAAACATTGGGTCCACGAGGGCTGACCACCTGGCTGAGCTCAAAGTGAGAGGCCGCTGTGGTGAAGTGCTGTCCGTCATCCAACCTCTCTGACTGTCATGGACTATTTGTATAAGATGATCCAAACTATCTGATTTTAAATGGTAAGCAAATTCAGGATAAATATCTCGACTGGCACTTTTTTTTGAGCAACATAAAAGTAGCCAGGAGCATCTGGTTCAATGAACTTATCTACTCTCGCCTATTTTATGCAAAACTAGTGAAAACAAGTGTGCATGTGTTGGAAATTCAACTTCTCTTCACACTCCAGATTGCTCTCAGTTGATCATTATATTGGTCAAACAGAAAGACTTGAGCTGTACTGTATTTAGAACTGGTGCTGTGGGTTTTGGCTTGATGGCACATGTGCAGATGATCATGCAGCATGTGTGGTTCAGTCTGCAGGCCCAGAGTTGAAAGATGGAGAGTTGGGCCCTGTGGTTTATCTTCAGGCTGTTCAATGTTGTGTACTAATGCTGATTTTATTTAGATTAAATGAACTGAGCGACGAAGTATTGTATCGTGTTAGTGAAGCAAAACTAGAAGAGGTTTGTGGAAGTTTAAACTGTTATTGCACAAAGCCAAGTTGTAGGAGAGGGTAATTTGACTGTTTTAGAAACTAGTTCAAGTGAgataatgcaaaatacactaaTCAACTGGTTTTAAAGGGTGTGATTTGATTGACGCTATCGTGGCATGATCCGTTTTTAAAGTGCTGACACtcgtaaacattttaaatgtcaacAGAATGGACCTTTTCTCAATGTTGAGCAATGCAACTATGATGACATATAATGCTTGAAAGTACAACCTGTCAAGCAGTGGATCATGTTTTACCTGAAACCGATGCAAATATTTCTAATCTTGTCATGACAAACACATTCTGTTTTATGAATAAATGTCAAAGCATTACAGCACTTCATCAGATGTGTATTGTCTGTCTCAACCAGTGCATATTAAGCTGTTTAATATAGAAAGAAAGTAAAACCCACAttctttaaagacacatttattttaaagacacatttgatgTGCgcatcacaaacagactgagggaagaGTGACTTTGGATTGACAAAATGTAAGATCCTTGAGGACATGTTGCTGCTTAAATCTTTCTCGTAAACAAAGCCTCCAGTGTTCCAGGTTGGACTGCACTGCATTCAGCAGAACATCCGGGAAGCTGAAGGAGTACAGACAACATCGGTGACCTGTGGAGTCTGCCTGCCATGTTGCTGAAGCTGTCGTTAGGATCAGGGGAGTCATAGACAGACAGTTTTCAAAGCTCTTGGTCTGATCAAACCAGTACGTGACAGGGAAACCCAACAAAAGACCAAACACCGTGCACAGGTTCCACTCGTCTGACTTCTCTGCAACATAATATGGTTTATCTGCCTCCTTCAGTTGTTCAAGCCCACTCAGGAGAAGCAGTAAATCTTGCGTCATGCTCTTTGTCTCTGCTCCGAGCAGGTCAGCAATGGCGGGCTTCTCCAGCGTGTGGCAGACATCAATAACAGCTACCGTGTTATCATGAAGCAGCTGTTCTACATTTGATCGGACTGTAAGTGTATTAACAATGAGAGCGTTTCCATTTAAATCCAGTGTGAGAAGTGATTTAGACACAAGCTGGGAAGACTGCAAGGAGCTCAAATACTGCTGCACCTGATCTGCTCCGGCGCTGTTGCTATCGTATAATAAAGCCGGTTTTAATCCCAAATCAACCGCCGAGATCTGAGAAGCCAGATCCAGACtctgagggacggagagagatTTTCTACCAGCAGATAAACACTTACGAGCTGCAGCAAGAAAGAGCTCCCGAGTGGACATAGCTGAAGAAATCACAGAATATACGATTTAAGTTATTTCCAATAAATATGGGACAAAAACAATAAGAACAGAGACATGATTCAATGCAattatctcttgtctctcttccGGATGCTTACAatcacatgaaaaaaaaatgttccctAGAAAAATTATGCTGATTTGGGTCACCAGCATGATttgttttcaaagtcaaacaagTCATTTATTCACAACCCTTGATTCTTCTTTGTTGGTCTAAGACACCTAGAAAAGGGACAAAGATCGATAAATTATGAACTTATTATTTTCAAGATAAAATAAAGTTACTGCAATAAGACACATTTGCTTGGTCAATAGTGAACTAAAACACACCTGCCTCTAGCTCTAATAAAAGAAGACGATCTCACCATTATCCTGGTTTAATTGgtgttgtattttgaatatgttaTGTCACGGGCTGAGGAGACATCAGGTCAAAATCTGAGAGATTTCTTGCGACCCAAACACCAGCTGCAAATAAGCCCAGGTTGACCAGTAGATTCCTGAAaaattaatacaataaaatcaGTCACAATTGACACGATGTGCTGGATTTGTGAAAAAATGAATGAGACCAGGTGATGGTTATTTTTTACATGAACAGAACATTTGCATTTACTTGACGGTAACAAAGATGAGAAAGGGTGTGACATGTTAAAATGACTCCTAGGTGTCAAACCAGGGATGTTGCAGTCACATGGTATTTGAAATGTATGGTCACTGTGTGCTAATTTTTGTTTGTTCTACTCCTGTCAAGCACTTTGTTACGTTTGTCCGTGAAAAGtgcgatataaataaatatatttaagaaGACATAGTATGAAGAAAAGGTGTAATTTTTTATAAGTGACCAATACTATGTAATGAACAAGACGTGGTTGTTAAAAAATACTCTTTGCAAATGACCTCTTACATATTTTGGCAATTCTGTACAGCACTTGCTTGTTACTTAACGACATGTGATATATTCACCAATGACTGTACATAAGTAATAAACCAGTAATGGTCAATATATGAGCTCAGATTATTTATTGATGTAGTTTTAACGCCACACTTTCCCAAAAAAGAAACAATTAATTTCTTAAAACTGGACCTTTTTCCAAGTTACCGCCCCAAaatccagattgtaaagcaggACCCACAAAGAGGTCATGCTATGAGTACTTAGCTGTAACGTTGGTGCTGCCGCTCGATCAAATCAATTAACGTCTGACAAACACTGACATACACTGGGATTTGGAGACCCCGGAGCAGTTTCGCAGTCACCCCGGCTGGTAATCCAGCCTTGAAACGGACCGACGTCAAGTGGTTCGACTCATCCGTGAGACATTGGACGAGGCAAGGACAAATGTCTCTGACGCGGTGGGTGCTAACATCAGCTAACGCGGAGAACAACCACACCGCTCACACGCATACATTCCTCCACATCCGCTCACCTTCTGAAGTCGTTTCTGTCCGTTGCAAACCGACAAGCTGTACCGATCCACTCCATCACACTGGAGGAAGGACCCGTTTTGCCGTTTGCTCCGCTCATCTTGCTACCGTGCGTTGAAACGACAGGAGCAGCGACAACGAGGGGAACAGAGCGGAGGCGGAAGGTTTTGGATGTAACACAAAGTACGGAGAGCGATAAAGCTCAGAGTTCACGCGTCTTTTACACCAACTCGATTTTCATTACATGTCCAAAGATGTCTGCCACCAGGTACCGTCGCTTCCTGAAGCTGTGTGAGGAATGGCCCCGGAACGAAGCCAAGAAAAACCGGGACCTGGGAACGTTTCTGCGACAGAGAGTAGCCACAGCCTTCCGCGAGGGTGAAAACACACAGGTACCTCGTTTTACAACACACTGAGCTAAGGGGATAGCCTTGATAAGAGGCTAACTGCTGTCGACCTTGGTGTTTATCGATACCAGTGACGTCTCTTTGTGATCAATATTATAATCAACAGTACATATTCACATAACTTTAATGAACACGTTCGAAAGGCTGGCATGATGTTATTCGATAATTGGTACAAGTATTCTACAAGTTTGAGGTGAAGTTACACTTAGCTAGCTAAGTTAGTTATTATTTATACTTCTGTATAGTTGTACATTCCCGAATAAAAATCGCTCACCTCAAACAGATGCACTCAACAAATGTcatagtttttcttcttcttcctattgtctttgtttcttttctacacacacattctacAAATCAAATCAGCTTTGCTCGTGGAACATCAACACTACTTCCAATTGTTCATAGAATAAAGTATTTTTAATTCAGTAATGTGTAGAATATGATTATCTTTGACGTCATTTTTATAATCTTGTTGTTCACTTAGAAAATGTTCCTAAAATATCTGACGTTTTTACATAGGATCTGTCTAAACTAGCCTTCACGTTTTTCATACATATGTATGTTTCCCATCAGATTTCAGATCCAGAGAAGTGTGACCACATGTATGAAAGTTTGGCCCGCATTAATGATAATTTCTACAGACAACGAGTAAGTATAGTTCATATCTTGTGCTTCTGTATCTGCAAATGCATTAGAGATATAAAAATGGAGGACATTAGTTGGGATGCCCATTTCCTTTTAAATGCAACAGATGAAAGATAGATCCTTAAAAACTTGTCATCTTTTAGTATTCACtttattggattggattggattcaatctattctcattgcacagagtacaggtacacatgcgacgaaatgtattctctgcatttaacccatccttagttattaaggagcagtgggctgcagtgatgcgcccgggaagctacagccgcccacatTATAAGGATATTCAAATACTTTTATAGGATGTGCAAAGGTCTCATTACTTCTTCATTTTACTAAAGTTCCTCAGTTTACTGTTTACCATCACAAAGAGTATGTGCATCAAGTACTCCTCAACACAATGTATTAACTCAGTTGTTAGGAGTGTACAAAGACTTTaatgttttcattgcaaaaacaTCTCTGTATCTGTTCAGTTCCCTCGTGTAAGAGACACAAGCTTTACTGGAGTTACAGTGGAAGAGTGTAAATTGATTTTGTCAGGTATGGGCCCATATCATCACAATTATATGTTTGACTATTTATTAAACACACTTTTATTACAGTTTACTTCATTTACTTTACACAGGAAATCTGCAGCAGATGGACGAGGAAAAACCGGGTTTGTGGAAGAAGTTCATGGAGAGATTCTCCAAATCACCAGAAGACTTTCCAGTGAAAGCCCTGGAAAAAtaacttctcttctttttcttttttcattacaTGTATAGAATTAAAGCTCATTGTTAACTTAAAAGGACTGTTGTGTTATTATGATATATTGTGTTGGTCTTTTCTCAAACTGTTGTCACACTGCAGGTGTTAAGTGTCATTTCTAGCTTTTGAGGAATCAAAATACACCTCAATTTAAAGTGATTGGAAAGTAATTTCCCCcacaaaaatataaatttgaCTAAACATACTTTCCAGATTACATTTACTGCTGTGAGCCAAGGACAAAGTATTTTTTAGTTTTGGGGCATTTTAAAATAGAATCTCTAACGAAATAGGATGCCCTtgaatatttacattatttcaCACTCTACAGAACAAACATAGTCACTGGTCACATTTAATGTCTCTAAATACTGACTACTGATCTGACACCGGTATTATCTTTTTCTCGAATTTAAAATGCGTACACCTGCTGTGACATGAGGAATTGATTCAATAGTGATAAATTGGATAGaaatctttattttaattgaaGTTTACTAACACACAACTCTTCATAAAAAATGCACACAAAATCAGACATTTATTTAGAAAAGGCAATTAAATGAAGTTTTTCCACTTTACTCAAAGCACACCAAGAATTGCATTTACATTCATATGACAAGGTGTTTCTCATTCACTTCAATGTGATCAATATGGCAAGGATTTATTGCATTTGGGTTGGAAATCAATGACTGATCAGAGGCAGGTTGTCTTATCTTTCTTTAATATGCTGCAGATGACTGTAAGCAAACAGTCTGCTAGACATACTAaggcagacatgggcaaactacggcccgcgggccacatccggcccgttaggctttttaatccggcccgccgaacttgtccaaatcgcaactttgtttacttccggtgtgcgttggcgcggaaagtactcgtcacacaaaacccttcaccatgatttgtcaatccgtttgtctgtcaacattttgcgaaaaaaacaaccaatgaacactcagtaaatcacaaaggacccgcccaccacacaggtaaggctcatttagtgattttggcgagcagcacggagcctggaggagctgcagagccacgaggaggaacacgcagccagaagaggtccacttggaccgggtaagagtctttactacacgttacgtgtcccgtcacggtgtccgtttCATGTGCgtggtgctgactagtcttgtattttacagagaggattcaccagcgcctacagctccacctgcagctccacctgcagctccacctgcagctccacctgcccggccagcagagaggtctcatgacacgatgacatgatgttattatagtgaagccaaattgtaaatagtctgtcaatagttgtgttctgttttctatttctcaacatgtatataatgtagatttttatatttatgtacaatacatatttatttgaaaaaaaaaaaaatgtaatggtcattttttatttgtacacaactcatgaagctttatctgcaatatgaagtaatttctcagtcccatcttcatcattttggtgaatgtgtgacagaccacatcatttttactcaaacgataatacaaaatatagttttccacatttatttacatgtatctagcattgtattccgatatttcactgtttttgtgaacctatgacctttggtaaaccaatttcaaacatcaaaacagttcgtccacatgagtaaaggtgtgttttcagaagagatatgaagaatttgtaaaaatcgaacttacatttttagctttagggccatattttctctttccacttgtacctgaggacaattgtgcctcattatatagagagctgagacaatccgtccattattttgcggggtttaaaacaattagaaattattgagcttgattattttgttgggtaataatatgttttgactgttgaaagtgattccattgatctttttccagtaaatgttgatttctttaattttgcacctttaattgaaatgtataaaaatcagactcaatctccaggtttaataaattacattgcgtgtccaaatgctcctggcccggcccctctgtcagattttagaaccgattgtggaccgcaagtcaaaaagtttgcccacccctgtaCTAAGGCAACACTAGTTGTCTCCTCCGCTTCTTTCTCCTCACGGTTGTCTCTCCATATGCAGTAATTGAGAGTGGTGGCAAGGCACAGCCAGGTCAGGTAGGGCGCCATCAGCAGGGTGGCAGTTTGGCTGATGGGATACCAAGACACCATGGTGGCTCCAACAGCACCAGTAAGAAGCACAATTTCCATGAGTGCCTAAATTGGTCAATGAGAGGGTGTTAAACGGACATGTGGATGTAGGATATGTATTTGTTCTCCCTCATAAACTGGTAACCCAGTTTAAAGAAATACAGTTTGTGTGAAATTACCAGTTTCAGCTTATGTGCACCAAATAAGATAGGAGTCCAGGCCCAGTTCAGAGCTAGCTGCAGTCCATAAAGTCCCAGTGGAACCTTAGCATCCGCAGTAAAACCTCCCAGCTCTTTCCACACCAGGTAGGAACCATACCTAGATAACACaattacaaatatttattttagattAGGAGGTTGCATCactgaatttaaaaaagcagtTTATATGTGAGCCTACATGAGCAAGTCACAATGATGCTTACCCCATTCCTGTATACAGACAGGTCCAAACTACTGGGAATGCTGCATTTGGTGGACGCCATGATGGTCTCTGCAGGGTTGGGTACCAGGTCTTCACCTCGATCTTTGCATGTGATGTAACCGCCAAAGAACCCTCCTATGTGGCAGGGCGGTCATTCCAAGCATGGGCAGCCACATGTTCTGTGATAAGAGCAGGACACATTAGAGCTGTTGGATCTGCTTGGGCTGGGTATCAAACCTCAATACTGTGTACTGTCTAGTATTGAAATATGCCGCACTAACTTATTCATAATAATTCATTATAAATAACAGGACAATAAGGAAAGTTGAGCACATTTGATCaaataagagaaaaaaaagatcatgTGACAATTCTTCATAACCCGATTTCATCAATTCATGTGTCAGTTATTAGTAGATGCAGACTGACTTGAACAATCGctgaaatataattaaatgtaaGTATGCTACACAACATTTATGGCTGTAGGAAGACAACAAACAGCCTTAAAGCGAGTACGATCAAATTTAGAAAATAATTAACAAGCATTGGTTGTTTGGCAAAACTTCAAGTCACGCGACTAAATAATAGGAAATGACCAAATACGTTTTTATAACAACAGTAAAACATACTAGTTATACGCCAACGTTAATCTGTATTTTCGTACTATTATCTATGAGGAAGGAGAGCACTGAACGACACTAGGTGAGCTCAGTCAATGTTTCAGTCACGCAAAGTTACAGATATGTTATATGGACAGTGACGTAACTGTTGCGTTATGAGCCGCAACACTTACCGCTCAGTCAGTGGTCAGCTCCTCCGCACCGTATGAAACGCATGTAAATGGTTTAGTCGAACTAACTAATGCTCCACCACGACAGTGTGACGTTAGTTTGCTGTCTTATCAGGGTGTTTAGCAACAGACACTCCCCACGCTAACGCTCACACGCACATGCGCACAAACACAGATAAACAATGTGACGTCGAAGCCTGTGTACCAACTGATTGGTCGCGAAGACGAACTCAAGCGAGCACTAACGGGTTGGAGTATAATTTTGGTAGCCAGCCAATTAAGTTTTATAACGTCCGCTTCCGTGGTGCATTAAAAAGGTCCAAAGATCACGCATCACGACCTGACTTCCTGGTCGCCCTGTTTTTACGTATGTCCTTGTTGCGTACTCCAAAACACGCACAACTGGATCCGTGACTGACGAGGCAGTAGCAGAGATTAAAAACCGTAAAGATAGTTGCCCGTAGTATCTATCATTTTAAGCTTTTGTTCCTATGCGAGGTTAGTTTCTATGGAAAGCAAACTTAAATATTATTATGGCTAGTAACACTTGAAAAACACGTTGACATGTTGAAGTAAAGCAAtcgtacatacacacagagtttCGTGAAGTGGTTAGACCATTCGATGCTTCGAAGAGTGATCGAAGTACACCGATACTTCTCGTAATACCATAGTCCCAACACAATTCAATTGCTAGTACTGAAAGTACCGATTCTGTAGAATGGCTATATCAAAATGTTATGTTATTAATATAGCATTTTGTTCTGTTTTATCACCAACAAATACAAAAGCTTTTTTATATTGTAGTTGTGAATATGGAGCCAATTTTAAAATACTTAGTATAATGGGTATAATTAAGTAATAGTGTCAAAGTGTAGTGGATGGCCTCAAACATTTTCCTCTGAAATATAGTAAAGTAGAAGTCGGCCTATAAAATAGCATACCATGGAAATGGCTTACTTATAGGTATGTCAAAATTGTCCTTGAATAGAGTACATTATTGAAAGTCAGGAAGTAGAAATTAGTCAACGAAGGAGTTATTTTGGACATAGATGAAAACTGCAGGGACGTTCTCCTCTGGTTGCCCAACAACTTAACCCCTTGTAAAAACAGGCTACATTTTGTTTTGAAATGTCGGTGGCAGGTCGGAATAAACAAACGAGGTATAATGGTTTAGTTGGTGAGTTTTAGCAGTGTTTTAAGGTGGATGTTGTTTCTTGGACAGTGGTGGAAGAACTACTCATCTTTTACTTAAGAAGCCTACAAGTTGTTCTGGAAATCTATAATTAGGGATACTTCAgaataataagcattaaaatattactttttatttaaaaaaaagtataatataTCATTGACTAGAATGCGATGCATGCATGTGCTTCCCTTACATTTTTCAGTTTAAGATTCGACAAtctgaatctgcaaagtaacaACTGAAGTTATGAAATGAATGGTGGCGCGGAAGTATAAAGTAGTAGaacatggaaatactcaagtaaagtataAGATCGCCTACCTTAAATAGCACTACATTACagtcagggatggattaaccagtATGCCAGTATATGCTGGGTTTAAATCATTTGTGtcggcccatgagctcaggggcccctaatccagagcaagtagctgttattaactttgtattgataatGCTAGgcttcatgtcatggtcatataatttacgttatgttgtctgcttgttccatacggactgttttgtgaTTACAGTATGTCAGGCTGCCTGTGTCCCATTGTTTCCAGTTGTTACGTTAACCTGCCAACCGCCTGCTGGCTGTTGCCTCCTATTACATGAACGTGGTCGTCTCATCCAGTCAGAAAACCAATTTGCATATTTTCCACAATATCAAACTATTCTTGAGTGATCACGGAGAATAATAATGTGAAACCCGACTTTTTGCATCAAACACAGTGAAAGTCAAAGGGTGGCGGATGGCTTTAATATTACGCAGGAAAGAAAGCatgacataaaaacaaaaagttatgcacacacatatgatGGGCATCTCTAGTAAACTCCCGGGTAGAGATGCTCTCTCTTCCCAGTTCAGTTGTTTGATTGGTTCACCCCTCCTTCCCATCCGTCAGCCAGACGCACCTTTCCTCCGTGGTCCTCCAGCGTTTCTTACCTTCTTGTCGCTCCTCTCAGCCTCGTTGTCTGGCGGTGAACTCTCACCCCAGCTGCTTGGGAAATGTCATACAGGCAGAGGCCCGTGCTGCAGTAGGGGGGcgtaaaaggaggaaaaaataacaacatttttACTGCTCTCACTGCATCTTGTGTCCGCCTCTCCGCCGTGCAAGAGCCACACGCCGCATCACGCCACAGCAGCAGCCGCCGACCACTAATCGCAGTCTCAATGCTGATTTCGCATTAGggctaatataaaaataatacaaatccgTGCCAGACATGTGAGTAGCAAACCATCGCCGCCGTCCTCACTGCTATGTGTTCAAGCTATTGTATCCTCTCACCAATGAGAAGAAATGGCCATTGGACCGTGTCGTTGTGCAGTTAGAGTCCGTGTGCTGGCTCCGCGGTGGCTGAGCCGGAGTCTCGGCTCACCGGCCGGGCAGACGGAGCCTCGCTGGCGGCTTGTTTTGGGAGCTCTGCGTCGGCTTGGCTAATTGAGCAAAAGGCTGTGATTTTCCTGCTGTAAATAGCCCAGATGGAGGGGAAGCCTGTTCAATCAATGGGCGATATGGCAAGTGTCTATAAAGTAGCGTAGCTCtccgttttgtgtttgttttagttCTACATTGACTCGAGGTAGCTGTGGATTGGTGGTGGCGTGGAGTCCAGCCTGGCATCTCCAGTCAGATGTGGAGGCCCAGGTTAGAGTACACATAATGCGGCGGTGTTGATCTGAAATTGGTTTGGAGGGCTATGTGAGGTTGACAAGGAGCAGAAATCACAGGGAAAATCCTCAAAAAAGGAGATGTTGCTGTGAGGTTTTGTCAAGAGCTCAAAGCACTTATGTGTACAATTGTTTGAGAATATTTGTTCTGATAAtccagtgtttttttcttctttttttcattcctGATTTAAAAATACACATGCATATTTTGTGATTTACAGTAATAACTTTAAATGAAACTCTGTCGTGAAAGAATAAAGCACAGCATTCTTTTAATAATGTGTACTATTTGGGCTGGTTTGTTTGTGATTGTACAGAGGAGGTGTTCGACGAAATAATTTCCCACTCAAAAGTCCACTTTCTATTTTTGGGACCCATGGAATGCACTGGTCAGCTCAGGTTAGCCAAACCCAGTGCtcagtttaattattattatttttattgacaGCAACATGTTGTGGGACTTAATCTAAGCCAGCATCCGTTTCATCCATCCTTTCTTATTCATCAGGGAATGAAGACATTGCCTGCTGTATTAATTAGTTATGGGGTATATTTAATCATTTTGACAGATGGGCAGAAACTCAACAGCTCTCAAATGTCACTGTAACTTTGTCCCAAAAAAGTAATATTGTAGAAATGTTTTGCACGAGTCTTTTTTGGACATTTTATATAGACATTGAATAATAGAGAGATGACAGGaaatgagagaagaaagaggaaggatCACATGCAGCAGGTTTAGGCCACTTATATTTCTGCTTATTATATTTGAGGCTTGCTTGTATCAAAAGTTCTAAACCTAAACGTTGATGACGTTTTCAGGAGGGAGAACATGATGCTCCTCTTGAAGAAGTCAGTCCAACAAACTAACTGGCTTGTGACGACGATGCCCAGTCGAAGATCCTGGGATTGATACGTAAATCCCTTTACGCTGATGGCCTGGACTGAgtaagacgtgtgtgtgtgcctgttccTTGAAGTGGGATGTACAGTGTTGTGTTGTCCGAGTTGGATAACTGACATTAAATTGCTGATATTGTTAATGGCAGTGGGTGATGTTTGCTTCCATGACAGGTTTCAGCTGGCCTGCTGAAGCTATGGGGAGCTGTTGGAGCTGTCTGTACAGAGACCCCATCCGAGACAACCATCTCACCAAATTTAAGGTAAATAATTTCACATTTACTTTAAATTGAACACATTTATTTGGATCTTTGGGCTGGTAATCACCTGCATGTTTCCACTAATGCATTTGACAGTGTATTGCAATAATCTGCACTTTTTTCCC
Proteins encoded:
- the c18h1orf74 gene encoding UPF0739 protein C1orf74 homolog — encoded protein: MSTRELFLAAARKCLSAGRKSLSVPQSLDLASQISAVDLGLKPALLYDSNSAGADQVQQYLSSLQSSQLVSKSLLTLDLNGNALIVNTLTVRSNVEQLLHDNTVAVIDVCHTLEKPAIADLLGAETKSMTQDLLLLLSGLEQLKEADKPYYVAEKSDEWNLCTVFGLLLGFPVTYWFDQTKSFENCLSMTPLILTTASATWQADSTGHRCCLYSFSFPDVLLNAVQSNLEHWRLCLRERFKQQHVLKDLTFCQSKVTLPSVCL
- the tomm6 gene encoding mitochondrial import receptor subunit TOM6 homolog, producing the protein MSGANGKTGPSSSVMEWIGTACRFATDRNDFRRNLLVNLGLFAAGVWVARNLSDFDLMSPQPVT
- the LOC130208397 gene encoding ubiquinol-cytochrome-c reductase complex assembly factor 2, producing MSATRYRRFLKLCEEWPRNEAKKNRDLGTFLRQRVATAFREGENTQISDPEKCDHMYESLARINDNFYRQRFPRVRDTSFTGVTVEECKLILSGNLQQMDEEKPGLWKKFMERFSKSPEDFPVKALEK
- the tspo gene encoding LOW QUALITY PROTEIN: translocator protein (The sequence of the model RefSeq protein was modified relative to this genomic sequence to represent the inferred CDS: inserted 2 bases in 1 codon; deleted 1 base in 1 codon), which codes for MWLPMLGMTALPHXGGFFGGYITCKIEVKTWYPTLQRPSWRPPNAAFPVVWTCLYTGMGYGSYLVWKELGGFTADAKVPLGLYGLQLALNWAWTPILFGAHKLKLALMEIVLLTGAVGATMVSWYPISQTATLLMAPYLTWLCLATTLNYCIWRDNREEKEAEETTSVALVQGWANFLTCGPQSVLKSDRGAGPGAFGHAM